DNA sequence from the Pseudomonas fluorescens Q2-87 genome:
AGGGCTTCGTGATCTGCCCGCCAGACGTGTCCCTCGGCCCGGCCATCATGGCCAAGGCCAAGCTCAACGACCTCAAGGTCATTGCCGTGGACGACCGATTCGTCGATGCCAGCGGCAAGTTCATGGAAGACGTGCCGTACCTGGGCATGGCCGCATTCGAGGTGGGCCAGAAGCAGGGCGCAGCGATGGCCGCTGAAGCGAAAAAGCGTAATTGGGATTGGAAAGAAACCTACGCGGTGATCAACACCTTCAACGAACTGGACACCGGCAAGAAGCGCACCGACGGCTCGGTCGATGCCCTGAAGAAGGCCGGGATGCCGGACGATCACATTCTCTTTACCGCACTCAAGACGCTGGACGTACCCGGCAGCATGGACTCCACCAACTCGGCCCTGGTGAAACTGCCTAGCGCTGCGAAAAACCTGATCATCGGCGGCATGAACGACAACACCGTGCTGGGCGGCGTACGCGCCACCGAAGCCGCCGGGTTCAAGGCGGCCAACGTGATCGGTATCGGTATCAACGGCACCGACGCCATCGGCGAACTGAAAAAGCCTAACAGCGGTTTCTTCGGTTCGATGCTGCCAAGCCCGCACATCGAAGGCTACAAAACCGCCGAAATGATGTTCGAGTGGATTACCACCGGCAAGGAACCGCCTAAATACACTGCCATGGACGAGGTGACGCTGATCACCCGGGAGAACTTCAAGCAAGAGCTGGAAAAAATCGGCCTGTGGAACTGACGGCTGGTTGATTCAAAAGCGGCCCTGGCCACATGAGTGGCGGGGTCGCTTGATCTCTGTAAGTTCGAGGTGGTTATGCAAGCGCAAACAGCGACACAGCAACACAACATTGGCGGCAGCTTGCGATTCAACGGGATCGGCAAGAGCTTTCCCGGCGTGCAGGCCCTGGCCAATATCAGTTTCGTTGCGCATCCAGGGCAGGTTCATGCCTTGATGGGCGAAAACGGCGCGGGCAAGTCCACGTTGCTGAAGATTCTCGGCGGCGCCTACATGCCGAGCAGCGGCGACTTGCAGATCGGCGAACAGACGATGGCGTTCAAAGGGACCGCCGACAGCATTGCCAGCGGCGTGGCGGTGATCCACCAGGAGTTGCACCTGGTGCCGGAAATGACCGTCGCCGAAAACCTGTTCCTGGGTCATTTGCCGGCACGCTTCGGCCTGGTCAATCGCGGCCTGCTGCGTCAGCAGGCGTTGAAGCTGCTCAAGGGCTTGGCCGACGAAATCGATCCTTTGGAAAAAGTTGGTCGCCTGTCCCTCGGCCAACGCCAATTGGTGGAAATTGCCAAGGCACTGTCCCGTGGTGCCCATGTCATCGCCTTCGACGAACCCACCAGCAGCCTTTCGGCACGGGAAATCGACCGCTTGATGGCGATCATCGCCCGCCTGCGGGACGAGGGCAAAGTGGTGCTTTACGTCAGCCACCGCATGGAAGAAGTCTTCCGCATCTGTAACGCGGTGACCGTGTTCAAGGATGGCCGTTATGTCCGGACCTTCGAGAACATGAGCGAGTTGACGCACGATCAGTTGGTCACGTGCATGGTCGGTCGCGATATCCAGGACATCTATGACTACCGTCCTCGGGAGCGCGGCGATGTGGCGCTGCAGGTCAAAGGCCTGTTGGGGCCGGGTTTGCGTGAGCCGGTAAGTTTCCAGGTGCACAAGGGCGAAATCCTTGGGCTGTTCGGGCTGGTCGGTGCCGGTCGTACCGAGCTGTTTCGCTTGCTCAGTGGCCTGGAGCGCCAGACCGAGGGTGGTCTTGTCCTGCACGGCAAGGATTTGAAATTGCGTTCGCCGCGCGATGCCATCGCAGCTGGCGTGTTGCTCTGCCCGGAAGATCGCAAGAAGGAAGGCATCATCCCGTTGGGCAGCGTGGGCGAGAACATCAACATCAGCGCCCGTCCGTCCCATTCGACCCTGGGTTGTCTGCTGCGCGGCGATTGGGAGCGGGGCAATGCCGACAAACAGATCAAGTCGCTGAAAGTGAAGACCCCGACAGCGGGGCAGAAAATCATGTACCTGTCCGGCGGCAATCAGCAGAAGGCGATTCTGGGTCGCTGGCTGTCGATGCCGATGAAAGTCCTGCTGCTGGACGAACCGACCCGTGGCATCGACATCGGCGCCAAGGCCGAGATCTACCAGATTATCCACAACCTGG
Encoded proteins:
- a CDS encoding substrate-binding domain-containing protein translates to MNHRRGIRSLCRAALAVTAVSLSSSLLAADPVKIGFLVKQAEEPWFQTEWAFAEKASKDKGFELIKIAVPDGEKTLSAIDSLAANGAKGFVICPPDVSLGPAIMAKAKLNDLKVIAVDDRFVDASGKFMEDVPYLGMAAFEVGQKQGAAMAAEAKKRNWDWKETYAVINTFNELDTGKKRTDGSVDALKKAGMPDDHILFTALKTLDVPGSMDSTNSALVKLPSAAKNLIIGGMNDNTVLGGVRATEAAGFKAANVIGIGINGTDAIGELKKPNSGFFGSMLPSPHIEGYKTAEMMFEWITTGKEPPKYTAMDEVTLITRENFKQELEKIGLWN
- the araG gene encoding L-arabinose ABC transporter ATP-binding protein AraG, which translates into the protein MQAQTATQQHNIGGSLRFNGIGKSFPGVQALANISFVAHPGQVHALMGENGAGKSTLLKILGGAYMPSSGDLQIGEQTMAFKGTADSIASGVAVIHQELHLVPEMTVAENLFLGHLPARFGLVNRGLLRQQALKLLKGLADEIDPLEKVGRLSLGQRQLVEIAKALSRGAHVIAFDEPTSSLSAREIDRLMAIIARLRDEGKVVLYVSHRMEEVFRICNAVTVFKDGRYVRTFENMSELTHDQLVTCMVGRDIQDIYDYRPRERGDVALQVKGLLGPGLREPVSFQVHKGEILGLFGLVGAGRTELFRLLSGLERQTEGGLVLHGKDLKLRSPRDAIAAGVLLCPEDRKKEGIIPLGSVGENINISARPSHSTLGCLLRGDWERGNADKQIKSLKVKTPTAGQKIMYLSGGNQQKAILGRWLSMPMKVLLLDEPTRGIDIGAKAEIYQIIHNLAADGIAVIVVSSDLMEVMGISDRILVLCEGAMRGELPRDQANESNLLQLALPRQRVADAAN